Proteins co-encoded in one Marinobacter qingdaonensis genomic window:
- a CDS encoding MarR family transcriptional regulator yields the protein MKDQFPFAVARVTRRWRKMLDERLKDLGVTQARWSTMVYLDKGGEGLTQRELANLMAIENPTLVRLLDSLEQQGLIERRPCPNDRRARRLFLTKAGRAFMDDLTERAEKLRDQMLAGLSDDDIECTVRVFNKILENAEQLK from the coding sequence ATGAAAGATCAGTTCCCGTTTGCGGTCGCCCGGGTAACCCGTCGCTGGCGAAAAATGCTCGACGAGCGCCTGAAGGACCTGGGTGTGACCCAGGCCCGCTGGAGCACCATGGTATACCTGGACAAGGGCGGCGAGGGCCTGACCCAGCGGGAGCTGGCGAACCTGATGGCGATTGAGAACCCGACCCTGGTCCGGCTGCTGGACAGCCTGGAGCAGCAGGGCCTGATCGAGCGCCGGCCCTGCCCCAACGATCGCCGGGCCCGCCGCCTGTTCCTGACCAAGGCCGGCCGGGCGTTCATGGACGACCTGACCGAGCGGGCGGAGAAGCTGCGCGATCAGATGCTGGCAGGGCTCAGCGACGACGACATCGAATGCACGGTCCGGGTATTCAACAAGATCCTGGAAAACGCCGAGCAGCTGAAGTAA